A window of Desulfobacterales bacterium genomic DNA:
TCCCCAATGATATAGAAGTCATTTTAAGTAAGCGTTCTATGGAAGTCAAGCGGTTGATTGAGAATTGCATAACATGAATCTTAATTTCAAAAACACACTGGTTACCGGCGGAGCCGGATTTATCGGATCGCACCTGGTGGAAGCGTTGGTGGATGCAGGCTGCAGCGTAACGGTTATTGACAACCTTTCAACCGGCCGTTTATCCAACCTCGCGGCCGTCCGGGACCGGATTACATTTTACCAGGGGGACTTCCGTGATCCCGGACTTTTAAAACAGGCTGTTACCGGCTGCGACGTTCTCTTTCATCTGGCGGCAATCGTTTCGGTTCCATGGACGGTGGAAAACCCCGTTGATTCCGCGGCAGTCAATGAAATGGGAACCCTGCAGGTCTTGGAAACCGCCCGCCGACACCACGTCCGGCGCTTTATCGGCGCCAGTTCCTGTGCGGTTTACGGCGACGGCGCCCGCAACCCCAAACAGGAAAACATGCCCCCCAATCCCCTGAGCCCTTACGCAATCCAGAAGCTTGTGGGCGAGCAGTATAGCAGGCTTTACAGTGAACTGTACGGCATGGAAACCCTGTTTCTGCGCTATTTTAACGTCTATGGCCCGCGCCAGGACCCGTCGTCTCCCTATTCCGGCGTCATTTCCATATTTATAGACCGGGCCATCGCAGATGAGTCGCCGGTCATCTATGGCGACGGCCTGCAGTATCGCGACTTTGTCTATGTAAAGGATGTGGTTCAGGCAAACCTGCTGGCAGCCGCCGCTAAAACGGCCGGCGGTCATGTGTTCAACATCGGAACCGGAGAATTTATCCGTATCCGAGAACTGTGGCAGATCATTGGCACGCTGGCCGAAACATCATCCCAACCGGTTTTTAGACCGCAACGGCCCGGTGAAATCCTGGAATCAGTCGCCGACATCGATCGCGCCCGCTGCGAGCTTGGTTTTAAACCGGCCCATTCGTTGAAAAAGGGCCTTCAAATCACTTTGGAATGGTATCGCCGACAAAAGAGATAACAAAATGAAATTTACATTCAAAAATGTACTTGTCACCGGCACCGCCGGTTTTATCGGTTTTCACCTTTCCCAGCGACTGCTGAAGGACGGTTATCACGTCATCGGCATGGACAACCTGAACCCCTACTACGATGTCAATCTCAAGAAAGACCGGCTCAACCTGCTGACCCCCCATCAAAACTTTTCCTTTCACCGGATCGACCTTGCCGATAAAAACAGCCTGGAAGGTTTGTTTAGACAGGAGCCGTTTGATGTGGTCGTCAACCTGGCCGCACAAGCCGGGGTCAGATATTCCCTGACCCATCCGAATGCCTATTCGGAATCCAACCTGACGGGATTCATCAACCTGCTGGAGTGCTGTCGTCACAACCGCATTCAACATCTGCTGTTTGCATCATCCAGTTCGGTTTACGGGGCCAATACCGGAATGCCGTTTTCCGTGCATCACAATGTGGATCATCCCATATCCATCTACGCCGCAACCAAAAAGGCCAACGAGCTCATGGCCCACAGTTACAGCCATCTGTTCGGGCTGCCCTGCACCGGTCTCAGATTTTTCACCGTTTATGGCCCCTGGGGACGGCCGGACATGGCCCTGTTTCTCTTTACCCGCGCGATTTTAGAGGGCAGGCCCATTCAGGTTTTTAATCACGGCAACATGCAGCGGGACTTTACCTATATCGACGATATTGTCGAAGGGGTCGTCCGGATAATGGCCCGATTGCCCCAGCCCGATCCCGACTGGAATGGCGACCGCCCGGACCCGGGCAGCTCTTATGCCCCCTACAAGATTTATAATATCGGCAACAACAACCCGGTCCGGCTGACCGATTTTATCAGCGCCATTGAAAAAAAACTCGGCAAAAAAGCTGAAAAGAAGTTTCTGGACATGCAGCCGGGCGATGTGCCGGCAACTTATGCCGATATTGATGATTTGGTCGACGCGGTGGATTTTAAACCCGACACTTCGCTTGAAGCCGGCATCAGCGCATTCGTCTCCTGGTATCAGGCGTATTATGGACATGACAGAAAGGAAAACTAAATGAAACTGGCAATCATGGGAACCGGTTATGTCGGTATCGTTACCGGCACCGGACTGGCGAACCTGGGTAACGATATCATCTGCGTAGACGTCGACGCTGAAAAAATTGACCGCCTGGCCGGCGGCAGTCTGACCATCTACGAACCCGGACTGGAGGAAATCTTTAGGAGACACCTCAAGGGCGGCCGCCTTAAATTCACCACCGATACCGCTTCGGCCATTCAGAAATCGGATCTCGTTTTTATTTGTGTGGGCACCCCCAGCAATCATCTGCAGGAGGCGGACCTGACCGGCGTCAGAGAAGTTGCCGCAGCCATCGGCCGCCACATGAACGCTTATAAAGTGATTGTCAACAAAAGCACGGTTCCGGTAGGAACCGCCGACCTTGTCCGCGAGATTGTCAGAGAGAACCAGACTGAAAAAATCCCGTTTGACGTGGTTTCCAACCCGGAATTTCTGAGGGAGGGCGTAGCGGTCAAGGACTTTGAAAACCCGGACCGGATCATCTTCGGAACCGACAGCGACAAGGCCCGGGAAATCATGTCCTCACTTTACCGTTCGGTCGCCCGGACCGACCGCCCCATAATGGTTACCGATATCCGCAGCGCTGAAATCATCAAATATGCCAGCAACGCCATGCTGGCGACCCGCATCAGCTTTATGAATCAGCTTTCCCTTCTGTGTGAAAAAACCGGAGCGGACATCAAAGCCGTATCCCGGGGACTGGGTCTAGACAGCCGCATCGGCCCGAGATTCCTTTATGCCGGTCTGGGTTTCGGCGGCAGCTGTCTGCCCAAGGACGTCAAAGCGCTCATTGCCACCCTGAAGCAGCACGGCTGCGATGCCGATTTGTTTGAAGCGGTCCACCAAATCAATGAACGCCAGAAAACCGTGGTGGTGGAAAAGCTCAAATCCGTACTGGACATCAGCGGCAGCCGTGTGGCCGTCTGGGGTCTTTCCTTTAAGCCCAAAACAGACGATATCCGTGATGCCCCCTCATTGAAAATCATTGCAGAGTTGCAGCGCCTGGGAGCTTCCATCCATGCCTTTGACCCCATCGCAATCCCCAATGCCAAAAAGGTCTTAAAAGATGTCCGTTTTTTTGATGATCCCTATGAAACCGTTCGGGACTGTGACGCCCTGATTCTCGTCACCGAATGGGATGAGTTCCGGAATCTGGATATGCAGACCATTAAGGACCTTTTAAAAAAGCCGATTGTTGTCGACGGACGCAATATTTACGATCCCGTGGAAATGAAAAAGTTGGGGTTTACTTACCTGAGCATCGGCAGGCGCTGTTGATTTTAAAACTTTAATATGAAACTATGGGTTCGTTGTTATTGCGGCTGGTCCCAATCGTTCTAAAAGTGAGTATTGAACCATGAGCAGAATGAATAAATTTTTTAAAACTTCTTTAATCGGCGGAATTGCCGTTATTCTGCCCATCACCATTTTATTTCTGATTTTCAAGTGGATCTTTAATTTCTTTCTTCGGATTATTCAACCCCTTACCAGTCTCGTGGTTGCCAGATCCCATTTTCAGGAACTTGCCGCAGACGTGATTGTATTGGGCATTATACTATCCACCTGTTTCATTGTCGGTGCCGTCGTTAAAACAAAAATAGGGCGCTTTATTCATGAGCATATAGACATGCGTCTTTCAAAGCTTATACCCGGCTACCACACAATCAAGCTGACGGTCACCCAGTTTTTCGATAGAGATTCGACCCCTTTTTCCTCGGTGGCGCTGGTTCGGGCTTTTAATGATGAAAGCCTCATGACTGCCTTTATCACCGACACCCACCCGGACGGCAGCTACACCGTGTTTGTTCCGTGCGGCCCCAATCCGACGACCGGCTATATTCTGCATATGAAGAAGGAATATGTTCACCCGGTGCCGATATCGGTGGAAGAGGCTCTCAGATCCGTCATCAGCTGCGGGGCGGGATCAAAACCGATTCTGGCGGCTTTTCACAGAAAAATTAAAGACGACATAATCAATTAAAATATCCCTTCGGGGTTGACTTTTCCACAGCACTTCTCTATTGTATCAAGTATCTCTTCTGGTACCAGCCTGAATTTCCGCCGTTTCTATTCTTCTGCTATCACCAAATCTACTGATTTTCTGTGATGAACGCTCTTATTTTGTTATAGCGGTTGTCAAAAAAACATCCCGTTATCCCACCGTTTTTTTACAACCGCTTATACCGCAATTCATTGTTTCGGAACTTTATTATGGAAAGCGGTATAAAAGTATCATTTAACAAACAAAGAAAGGAGATCATCATGGCAGTCAAGGTTTTAATTAAAAGAAAATTTAAAAAAGCCGATGTGGTCGAAATTTCCAAAGCCATTCGTGAAGCGCGTCTTGGGGCCATGGAACAGGAGGGGTATATTTCCTCTGAAACCATGTGGGACCAAGATCATCCCAATAGGGTTGTGGTTGCCTCCCTGTGGCAATCCCTGGAAAGCTGGAACAACTGGAGAAACAGCCCGCAAAGAAAATCACTGGAGCAAAAATATAAGGATACGCTCGACGGCCCCATGGAATATGAATTCTATATATTAGGGATCTATCCGCATTAATGGAAACAATGTCATCGCAGGATATTTTTATCCTTTAAAACCCGCATCAGTTCAGGGCGGTTTTTAAGGCTTTTCTCGGAATAAATTTGGGAACATTTCTGTTACATACTCCTTTCCACAGGTGTGAATATCAGTTCCGTGCTATGATTTTAACGAAGGCAGCTGTTCCAAGTCCGGGAAACATCCCTGCGCCAAGTCCTGGGAGTAAAAAAATGAAACTGCTTTTGTCCCTGCCAGGGCCAGGCTCAGCAGGATTGCAGCCGGAACGCTCCCACTGAATCCGTGGTACATATCAACAACCGAAAGAATCAACAAAACGGCAAGAAGTAATTCCAGGATGGCGCCGGCAACACCATAAAGGGTGTTGTCCATATAGAAATACCCGCCTCCGGGAATTAGCAGCGCCATCTTTCCCGCCTTGGCAGCGGTCCAGAATCGTAGCCGGCATTTCGGACATGACGCACTGTTATTCGGAATGGCGGCACCGCATCGCGCACATAGGTAGGTCATGTTCGGCGATCCTTTCGGACTCCCTCCCAGGGCAAAGTTGACGACAATGGCCTGCAGTTTCCGGCGTTCTTTCCGCGCAATATAGGGAAATTGTTCGAACCCTCCGTTCGGGAACATAAAGACCAGGGATCGTCCGATGATTTGGATGCTTTTGCAGTTGGCGTATCGAATTTCCGCGACAGAATAGCGATAGCCATAAGTGAACGTAGTGGGGATATAGAGCACTCGCCGGTCTGTGAAAACAAAAAGCGCCCGCCGCTGGAAAACGGTCAGGTATCGAAGCAGGAAGCGTTCGAGCCTTGTCAGCGGTGCATAGCCGCTGGTGATGAGCGTGATCAGTTCACCCTCTTCGAGAAAGGAATTGATAAAAGGAATTTTGATCAGCAGCCGCCGTTGACGTTTTTCGACCTTTTTTTTGTAGATGCCCCTGTGATTGGAAAAAAGGATGTCACTGGCTACCGGTTTTCCAAAAATGCAAACCGGACCTCTGAACTGGTTTAGGGCGCTAATGGCCCGGGTTTCAGATTCGTTTTTTTTCTCTGCGCGGGCAGCCCTCGCCGACTTTGGGTTTTGATTCATATCGT
This region includes:
- a CDS encoding SDR family oxidoreductase, translating into MNLNFKNTLVTGGAGFIGSHLVEALVDAGCSVTVIDNLSTGRLSNLAAVRDRITFYQGDFRDPGLLKQAVTGCDVLFHLAAIVSVPWTVENPVDSAAVNEMGTLQVLETARRHHVRRFIGASSCAVYGDGARNPKQENMPPNPLSPYAIQKLVGEQYSRLYSELYGMETLFLRYFNVYGPRQDPSSPYSGVISIFIDRAIADESPVIYGDGLQYRDFVYVKDVVQANLLAAAAKTAGGHVFNIGTGEFIRIRELWQIIGTLAETSSQPVFRPQRPGEILESVADIDRARCELGFKPAHSLKKGLQITLEWYRRQKR
- a CDS encoding NAD-dependent epimerase; the protein is MKFTFKNVLVTGTAGFIGFHLSQRLLKDGYHVIGMDNLNPYYDVNLKKDRLNLLTPHQNFSFHRIDLADKNSLEGLFRQEPFDVVVNLAAQAGVRYSLTHPNAYSESNLTGFINLLECCRHNRIQHLLFASSSSVYGANTGMPFSVHHNVDHPISIYAATKKANELMAHSYSHLFGLPCTGLRFFTVYGPWGRPDMALFLFTRAILEGRPIQVFNHGNMQRDFTYIDDIVEGVVRIMARLPQPDPDWNGDRPDPGSSYAPYKIYNIGNNNPVRLTDFISAIEKKLGKKAEKKFLDMQPGDVPATYADIDDLVDAVDFKPDTSLEAGISAFVSWYQAYYGHDRKEN
- a CDS encoding UDP-glucose/GDP-mannose dehydrogenase family protein, whose amino-acid sequence is MKLAIMGTGYVGIVTGTGLANLGNDIICVDVDAEKIDRLAGGSLTIYEPGLEEIFRRHLKGGRLKFTTDTASAIQKSDLVFICVGTPSNHLQEADLTGVREVAAAIGRHMNAYKVIVNKSTVPVGTADLVREIVRENQTEKIPFDVVSNPEFLREGVAVKDFENPDRIIFGTDSDKAREIMSSLYRSVARTDRPIMVTDIRSAEIIKYASNAMLATRISFMNQLSLLCEKTGADIKAVSRGLGLDSRIGPRFLYAGLGFGGSCLPKDVKALIATLKQHGCDADLFEAVHQINERQKTVVVEKLKSVLDISGSRVAVWGLSFKPKTDDIRDAPSLKIIAELQRLGASIHAFDPIAIPNAKKVLKDVRFFDDPYETVRDCDALILVTEWDEFRNLDMQTIKDLLKKPIVVDGRNIYDPVEMKKLGFTYLSIGRRC
- a CDS encoding DUF502 domain-containing protein, translating into MNKFFKTSLIGGIAVILPITILFLIFKWIFNFFLRIIQPLTSLVVARSHFQELAADVIVLGIILSTCFIVGAVVKTKIGRFIHEHIDMRLSKLIPGYHTIKLTVTQFFDRDSTPFSSVALVRAFNDESLMTAFITDTHPDGSYTVFVPCGPNPTTGYILHMKKEYVHPVPISVEEALRSVISCGAGSKPILAAFHRKIKDDIIN
- a CDS encoding antibiotic biosynthesis monooxygenase, with the protein product MAVKVLIKRKFKKADVVEISKAIREARLGAMEQEGYISSETMWDQDHPNRVVVASLWQSLESWNNWRNSPQRKSLEQKYKDTLDGPMEYEFYILGIYPH